The Arthrobacter sp. NicSoilC5 genome has a window encoding:
- a CDS encoding 3-hydroxyacyl-CoA dehydrogenase NAD-binding domain-containing protein, which translates to MSAADFRTLADLFPNETVTHSYVQDIALPGTAGKPSPGTFALVTLDNDFDHTKPTTLGPNTLVELGTVLEGLRDRADRGEIVGVGVTGKPHYLVAGADLSAVKSLEKREHGLWMAQLGHDVYATLANLGVPSFAFINGAALGGGLEIALQSTYRTVSTGAGALALPEAFLGLVPGWGGVYILPRLVGPENAVKVMIENPLSNNRTLSGAQAFGLGIADALFEPADFLEQSLAWAAGVISGDVVPERPNAVDPSSPDAAARWTAAVDAARKFVEGKTSNASPAPAKVLDILDANRTMTAAESAALECETLAGLMQTDEFRSTVYAFLDLVQKRGKRPAGAPDRKLARPVTKVGVVGAGLMAGQLALLFARQLKVPVVLTDIDQARVDKGVAYVHGEVDKLLAKKRVSQDAANRTKALVTGSVSKEAFADADFVIEAVFEELHIKKQVFAELEGIVSPECILATNTSSLSVTEMAADLQHPERLVGFHFFNPVAVMPLLEIVRAPRTDDAVLATAFELAKALKKTGVLVKDAAAFVVNRILLRLMGEVTAAFDEGTPAEVADAALRPMGLPMTPFTLLAMVGLPVAQHVQESLNAAFGDRFPVSDNLKKLIDNNVKALWETAPDGSRAIPQSTLELMSFGSSPSTAEQVLRRVQDALAEEIGLMLDEGVVAGAEDIDLCMILGAGWPMFLGGITPYLDRVGASERVNGKRFLAPGVASSKSRD; encoded by the coding sequence ATGAGCGCCGCAGATTTCCGCACGTTGGCGGACCTCTTCCCCAACGAAACCGTGACCCACTCCTACGTCCAGGACATCGCCCTGCCGGGAACTGCAGGGAAGCCCAGCCCGGGCACCTTTGCCCTGGTCACCCTGGACAACGACTTTGACCACACCAAGCCCACCACCCTTGGCCCCAACACTTTGGTGGAGCTCGGCACGGTGCTGGAAGGCCTGCGCGACCGTGCCGACCGCGGGGAAATCGTGGGCGTGGGCGTCACCGGCAAGCCGCACTACCTGGTGGCCGGAGCCGACCTTTCCGCGGTGAAGTCCCTGGAAAAGCGCGAGCACGGACTCTGGATGGCGCAACTGGGCCACGACGTCTATGCCACCCTGGCCAACCTGGGCGTCCCCAGCTTCGCCTTCATCAACGGCGCCGCCCTGGGCGGCGGCCTGGAGATTGCCCTGCAGTCCACCTACCGGACGGTGTCAACAGGTGCCGGCGCCCTGGCGCTGCCGGAAGCCTTCCTGGGCCTGGTACCCGGCTGGGGCGGCGTGTACATCCTCCCCCGCCTCGTGGGGCCCGAAAACGCCGTCAAGGTGATGATCGAGAACCCGCTGAGCAACAACCGGACCCTTTCCGGCGCCCAGGCGTTCGGTCTCGGAATCGCGGACGCGCTCTTCGAACCTGCCGACTTCCTGGAGCAGTCGCTGGCCTGGGCCGCGGGCGTCATCTCCGGCGACGTGGTCCCGGAGCGGCCCAACGCCGTCGACCCCTCTTCCCCTGACGCCGCGGCCCGCTGGACCGCTGCCGTGGATGCCGCCCGGAAGTTCGTGGAAGGCAAGACGTCCAACGCTTCCCCTGCCCCCGCCAAGGTCCTGGACATCCTCGATGCGAACCGCACCATGACCGCTGCGGAGTCAGCCGCTCTGGAGTGCGAAACCCTCGCCGGGCTCATGCAGACGGACGAGTTCCGCTCCACCGTCTACGCTTTCCTCGACCTGGTGCAGAAGCGCGGCAAGCGCCCCGCCGGCGCTCCGGACCGCAAGCTGGCCCGGCCCGTCACCAAGGTGGGCGTGGTGGGCGCGGGCCTGATGGCCGGCCAGCTGGCACTCCTCTTCGCGCGGCAGCTGAAGGTGCCTGTGGTCCTGACCGACATCGACCAGGCCCGGGTGGACAAGGGCGTGGCCTATGTCCATGGCGAGGTGGACAAACTGCTGGCGAAGAAGCGCGTCAGCCAGGACGCTGCCAACCGCACCAAGGCGCTGGTGACGGGCTCGGTGTCAAAGGAAGCCTTCGCGGACGCCGACTTCGTGATCGAGGCCGTCTTTGAGGAACTGCACATCAAGAAGCAGGTCTTCGCCGAACTGGAGGGCATCGTGTCGCCGGAGTGCATCCTGGCCACCAACACGTCCTCCCTCTCGGTGACTGAGATGGCCGCGGACCTGCAGCACCCGGAGCGGCTGGTGGGCTTCCACTTCTTCAATCCGGTGGCCGTCATGCCGCTGCTGGAGATCGTCCGCGCCCCGCGGACCGACGATGCCGTGCTCGCCACCGCCTTTGAACTGGCCAAGGCCCTGAAAAAGACCGGCGTGCTGGTCAAGGACGCGGCCGCGTTCGTGGTCAACCGCATCCTGCTGCGGCTGATGGGCGAAGTGACAGCTGCCTTCGACGAGGGCACCCCCGCGGAAGTGGCGGACGCCGCGCTGCGGCCCATGGGGCTGCCCATGACACCGTTCACGCTGCTGGCCATGGTGGGCCTGCCTGTGGCGCAGCATGTCCAGGAGTCCCTGAACGCCGCTTTCGGCGACCGCTTCCCGGTTTCCGACAACCTCAAGAAGCTCATCGACAACAACGTGAAGGCACTGTGGGAGACCGCCCCGGACGGTTCCCGGGCTATCCCCCAGTCCACGCTGGAGCTGATGTCCTTTGGCTCCAGCCCGTCCACCGCGGAGCAGGTGCTGCGCCGCGTCCAGGATGCCTTGGCAGAGGAAATCGGCCTGATGCTGGACGAGGGCGTCGTGGCCGGTGCCGAGGACATCGACCTGTGCATGATCCTGGGCGCTGGCTGGCCCATGTTCCTGGGCGGCATTACGCCGTACCTGGACCGGGTCGGTGCATCGGAGCGGGTCAACGGCAAGCGCTTCCTGGCGCCCGGCGTCGCGTCGAGCAAGTCCCGGGACTAG
- a CDS encoding acetyl-CoA C-acyltransferase, whose product MSQHGSGASTRTVRDVVFVDGIRTPFGRAGEKGIYAGTRADDLIVKCIRGLLRRNPSLPAERIDEVAIAATTQTGDQGLTLGRTAALLAGLPRTVPGFAIDRMCAGAMTAVTTTAGSIGFGAYDVVIAGGVEHMGHHPMGSGADPNPRFMSERLVDPAALNMGNTAENLHDRFPAITKERTDAYAVASQDKLAAAYRDGMIQPDLVPVAARKPGEGWTVHSKDEPPRPGTTLDDLAGLRTPFRAHGRVTAGNAAGLNDGATAAVLASSEAAAELGLPVKMRLVSYAYAGVEPEVMGIGPVPATEKALKNAGLGIEDIGLFEINEAFAVQVLSFLDHYGISDDDPRVNRYGGAIAVGHPLASSGVRLMIQLARQFEEDPSVRYGMTTMCVGLGMGGTVIWENPHHPDYSGTPAGDTAATASEGAMA is encoded by the coding sequence GTGAGCCAGCACGGAAGCGGCGCATCCACGCGCACTGTCCGCGACGTCGTCTTTGTGGACGGCATCCGCACACCCTTCGGCAGGGCCGGCGAGAAGGGAATCTACGCCGGGACCCGGGCCGACGACCTGATCGTGAAATGCATCCGCGGCCTGCTGCGCCGCAACCCGTCGCTGCCGGCGGAGCGGATCGATGAGGTTGCCATCGCCGCGACCACCCAGACCGGCGACCAGGGCCTCACCCTCGGCAGGACCGCCGCGCTGCTGGCCGGCCTGCCGCGCACGGTTCCCGGCTTCGCCATCGACCGCATGTGCGCCGGCGCCATGACCGCTGTTACCACCACGGCCGGCAGCATCGGCTTCGGCGCCTACGACGTCGTCATCGCCGGCGGGGTGGAACACATGGGCCACCACCCGATGGGCTCGGGCGCCGATCCCAACCCACGGTTCATGTCCGAACGGCTGGTGGACCCGGCAGCCCTGAACATGGGAAACACCGCCGAGAACCTGCATGACCGCTTCCCCGCCATCACCAAGGAGCGCACCGATGCCTATGCGGTGGCCTCCCAGGACAAGCTGGCAGCCGCCTACCGGGACGGCATGATCCAGCCCGACCTGGTTCCCGTTGCCGCCCGGAAGCCCGGCGAGGGCTGGACTGTCCACAGCAAGGACGAACCGCCGCGCCCCGGCACCACCCTGGACGACCTCGCCGGCCTGCGCACCCCGTTCCGTGCCCATGGCCGGGTCACCGCCGGTAACGCCGCCGGACTGAACGACGGCGCAACCGCCGCCGTCCTGGCGTCCTCGGAAGCCGCCGCCGAACTGGGCCTGCCCGTCAAGATGCGGCTGGTCAGCTACGCCTATGCCGGGGTGGAGCCGGAGGTCATGGGCATCGGCCCTGTCCCGGCCACCGAGAAGGCGCTGAAGAACGCCGGCCTGGGCATCGAGGACATCGGCCTGTTCGAAATCAACGAGGCATTCGCCGTCCAGGTTTTGAGCTTCCTTGACCACTACGGCATCTCCGACGACGACCCCCGGGTCAACCGCTACGGCGGTGCCATCGCCGTGGGCCACCCCCTGGCGTCCTCCGGCGTCCGGCTGATGATCCAGCTGGCCCGCCAGTTCGAGGAAGATCCGTCGGTCCGCTACGGGATGACCACCATGTGCGTGGGCCTGGGCATGGGCGGCACCGTGATCTGGGAGAACCCGCACCACCCCGACTACAGTGGAACTCCCGCCGGGGACACCGCTGCTACCGCTTCCGAAGGAGCCATGGCATGA
- a CDS encoding HRDC domain-containing protein: MTPNIPENTTAGVPAAAAAPHITVEGFDSPIPEIIDLDAPRDGVPLVIETQSGLERCAAAIAAGTGPAGVDAERASGFRYGQRAFLVQIRREGAGTWLIDPEPFGNLDIINDALRGVEWILHAASQDLPCLSELGMWPDKLFDTELAARLAGLPRVGLAAVIEQLLGFGLAKEHSAADWSTRPLPEPWLRYAALDVEVLTELREELIELLQADGKLEYAEQEFAAILEAGVAPPRVDPWRKTSGLHQIRDRRQLAAVRELWLERDSLAQKRDVAPGRLIPDSALVAAAKAMPATVPQLLSTKGFHGRAAQREAPRWLRCIAAARDLEELPPLHLPTNAPPPPRVWADRDPEAAARLATARPLLQAKAEELNLPLENLLTPDYLRRVAWRPPAIVTEDSIAAELRALGARGWQVELSAPLIAGAFLNPQPLPPKEAKPVAAAGGQ, translated from the coding sequence ATGACCCCAAACATTCCGGAAAACACCACAGCCGGCGTCCCGGCTGCTGCTGCCGCACCCCACATCACGGTGGAGGGCTTTGACAGCCCCATCCCCGAAATCATCGATCTTGACGCACCCCGGGACGGCGTTCCCCTGGTCATCGAAACCCAGTCCGGCCTGGAGCGCTGCGCCGCCGCCATTGCCGCCGGCACCGGCCCTGCAGGCGTTGACGCCGAACGCGCCTCCGGGTTCCGCTATGGCCAGCGGGCCTTCCTGGTCCAGATCCGGCGCGAAGGTGCCGGGACCTGGCTGATCGATCCCGAACCCTTCGGAAACCTGGACATTATCAATGACGCCCTGCGCGGCGTCGAATGGATCCTGCACGCCGCCAGCCAGGACCTGCCCTGCCTGTCCGAACTCGGGATGTGGCCGGACAAGCTCTTCGACACCGAACTGGCCGCACGCCTGGCCGGGCTTCCCCGTGTGGGGCTGGCAGCTGTCATCGAACAGCTCCTGGGATTCGGGCTCGCCAAGGAACACTCCGCCGCCGACTGGTCCACCCGCCCCCTGCCGGAGCCGTGGCTGCGCTACGCCGCCCTGGACGTGGAGGTCCTCACCGAACTGCGCGAGGAACTCATTGAACTGCTCCAGGCGGACGGGAAGCTGGAGTACGCCGAGCAGGAATTTGCCGCCATCCTCGAAGCCGGCGTCGCTCCGCCCCGGGTGGACCCCTGGCGGAAGACCTCCGGCCTGCACCAGATCCGGGACCGCCGCCAACTGGCCGCTGTCCGCGAGTTGTGGCTGGAACGCGATTCCCTGGCGCAAAAACGCGACGTGGCACCGGGCAGGCTCATTCCGGACTCCGCCCTGGTAGCGGCGGCGAAGGCCATGCCCGCCACCGTCCCGCAACTGCTCAGCACCAAGGGGTTCCACGGCCGCGCGGCCCAGCGCGAAGCTCCACGGTGGCTGCGCTGCATCGCCGCAGCACGGGACCTGGAGGAACTGCCGCCCCTGCACCTGCCCACTAACGCCCCGCCACCGCCGAGGGTCTGGGCGGACCGCGATCCCGAAGCCGCCGCCAGGCTGGCCACTGCCCGGCCCCTCCTCCAGGCCAAGGCAGAGGAACTGAACCTGCCGCTGGAGAACCTGTTGACGCCCGACTACCTGCGGCGCGTGGCGTGGCGGCCTCCAGCAATCGTTACCGAAGATTCCATTGCCGCTGAGCTGCGGGCGCTCGGGGCCCGCGGGTGGCAGGTGGAACTCAGTGCACCGCTGATCGCCGGCGCATTCCTGAACCCGCAGCCGCTGCCGCCCAAGGAAGCCAAACCTGTCGCCGCGGCCGGCGGCCAGTAA
- a CDS encoding DUF3000 domain-containing protein, with protein MNALDQVPPDFLHALGTLRKARCRKELHLAEIPAPARLAPFAVALGAEVMAPGTGSLSTPVHGPAALAFAAASGTAAAGATDDDETELATGRFILLHDPDGSAVWDGEFRIVTYIRAELEPEMGNDQMLGTVAWTWLVEALENHRAAYRAAGGTATRVLSESFGTLAERPGSIDIELRASWTPDSSDVQAHLEAWSDMVCTFAGLPPLPDGVTALPPRRRGQQNGYGAAR; from the coding sequence GTGAACGCACTTGACCAGGTTCCCCCGGATTTCCTCCACGCCTTGGGAACCCTCAGGAAAGCCCGGTGCCGCAAGGAATTGCACCTGGCCGAAATCCCTGCCCCTGCGCGGCTGGCTCCGTTCGCCGTCGCACTCGGTGCCGAAGTCATGGCCCCCGGCACAGGCAGCCTTTCCACGCCCGTCCACGGACCGGCGGCACTGGCTTTCGCAGCAGCATCCGGGACCGCCGCCGCAGGAGCGACGGACGACGATGAGACGGAACTCGCCACCGGACGGTTCATCCTGCTGCACGATCCGGACGGCTCAGCGGTCTGGGACGGTGAGTTCCGCATCGTGACCTATATACGGGCCGAACTGGAACCGGAAATGGGCAACGACCAGATGCTGGGTACCGTGGCATGGACGTGGCTGGTCGAAGCGCTGGAGAACCACAGGGCCGCTTACAGGGCAGCCGGCGGCACAGCCACCCGCGTCCTGTCCGAAAGCTTCGGCACCCTGGCCGAACGCCCGGGTTCCATCGACATCGAGCTCCGGGCCTCCTGGACGCCGGATTCCTCCGATGTCCAGGCACACCTGGAAGCCTGGTCCGACATGGTCTGCACGTTCGCGGGCCTGCCACCACTGCCCGACGGTGTGACGGCCCTTCCGCCCCGGCGCCGGGGCCAGCAGAACGGTTATGGGGCAGCCCGGTAA
- a CDS encoding low specificity L-threonine aldolase, which translates to MTTTAETRSTLRLHDPSVRGFASDNYSGVHPEVLAALAAANEGHQVSYGEDDYTARLQELMVEHFGPGIECFPVFNGTGANVLSLQSLLPRWGAVVCASTAHINMDENGAPERIGGMKLLQVPTPDGKLTPELIDREAWGWGDEHRAQPLAVSITQTTELGTCYTPEEVRAIADHVHAKGMKLHMDGARLANAAAHLDLPLRAFTRDAGVDILSFGGTKNGLLFGEVVVALNPEAAHGLVYLRKMNMQLASKMRFMSAQFIALLEDGLWLRSASHANAMASRLRDAVDIIEGVRPTQKTESNGVFAVLPPGVADRLRSSFRFYDWDEAAGEVRWMCSFDTTEEDVDAFAAAIGHELRDYRDGQAG; encoded by the coding sequence ATGACGACAACAGCAGAAACACGCTCGACGCTGCGGCTGCACGACCCCAGCGTGCGCGGCTTTGCCTCCGACAACTACTCCGGCGTCCACCCCGAGGTGCTGGCAGCCCTGGCTGCAGCCAACGAGGGGCATCAGGTTTCCTACGGCGAGGACGACTACACCGCACGGCTGCAGGAACTGATGGTTGAACACTTCGGCCCGGGCATCGAATGCTTCCCGGTCTTCAACGGGACCGGCGCCAATGTCCTTTCGCTGCAGTCCCTGCTCCCCCGCTGGGGCGCCGTGGTGTGCGCTTCCACCGCCCACATCAACATGGATGAGAACGGGGCACCCGAGCGCATCGGCGGCATGAAGCTGCTGCAGGTCCCCACCCCGGACGGCAAGCTGACCCCGGAGCTGATCGACAGGGAGGCCTGGGGCTGGGGCGACGAGCACCGTGCGCAGCCGCTGGCCGTCTCCATCACCCAGACCACTGAACTGGGCACCTGCTACACCCCTGAGGAAGTGCGGGCCATCGCCGACCATGTCCACGCAAAGGGCATGAAGCTGCACATGGACGGGGCACGGCTGGCCAACGCCGCCGCCCACCTGGACCTCCCCCTGCGGGCCTTCACCAGGGACGCCGGCGTGGACATCCTCTCTTTCGGCGGGACCAAGAACGGGCTGCTCTTCGGCGAGGTCGTGGTGGCGCTGAACCCTGAGGCCGCCCACGGCCTGGTGTACCTGCGCAAGATGAACATGCAGCTGGCATCCAAGATGAGGTTCATGTCCGCCCAGTTCATCGCCCTGCTCGAAGACGGCCTCTGGCTGCGCTCCGCCTCGCATGCCAACGCCATGGCCTCCCGGCTGAGGGACGCCGTCGACATCATTGAGGGCGTCCGCCCCACCCAGAAGACGGAATCCAACGGCGTCTTTGCCGTCCTTCCACCCGGCGTGGCGGACCGGCTGCGCAGTTCCTTCCGCTTCTACGACTGGGACGAGGCAGCAGGGGAAGTCCGCTGGATGTGCTCCTTCGACACCACCGAGGAGGATGTTGATGCCTTTGCCGCCGCGATCGGCCATGAACTGCGGGATTACCGGGACGGCCAGGCAGGGTGA
- a CDS encoding SDR family NAD(P)-dependent oxidoreductase, protein MTGSGTAAAAPSVTGALTVLVAGGSGASGVAVARALAAAGHRVATAGSDRARIGAAAEKAGDGVTPFTCDLADPDGVRQLRAEVSAAVGPVDAVIHLVGGWRGAKGIADQSDDDWDFLERGAITTLRNVSRVFFDDIAASPAGRFAMVSSTALDKPTAAVASYVAAKAAAEAWTMAMADGFRRAAGDGGHLAAATILVVKALVDDELRRAHPERKFQGATDVADLAAAVVLLFGTPSAELNGVRLRLAG, encoded by the coding sequence GTGACCGGTTCCGGCACTGCCGCGGCTGCCCCCAGCGTCACCGGGGCCCTTACGGTCCTGGTGGCCGGCGGCAGCGGCGCGTCCGGCGTCGCCGTTGCGCGCGCACTGGCTGCGGCAGGGCACCGCGTCGCCACCGCGGGCTCGGACCGGGCCAGGATCGGGGCGGCGGCGGAAAAGGCGGGCGACGGCGTCACCCCCTTCACGTGCGACCTCGCCGACCCCGACGGCGTCCGGCAGCTTCGGGCAGAGGTCAGCGCCGCCGTCGGGCCCGTTGACGCCGTGATCCACCTGGTGGGTGGCTGGCGCGGGGCCAAGGGCATCGCCGACCAGTCCGACGACGACTGGGACTTCCTGGAGCGCGGGGCCATCACCACACTGCGCAACGTCTCCCGCGTCTTCTTCGACGACATCGCCGCATCTCCGGCCGGCAGGTTTGCCATGGTGTCCTCCACCGCCCTGGACAAACCAACCGCCGCGGTGGCCAGTTACGTTGCAGCGAAGGCCGCCGCGGAAGCCTGGACCATGGCCATGGCGGATGGCTTCCGCCGCGCCGCCGGGGACGGCGGACACCTGGCTGCTGCCACCATCCTGGTGGTCAAGGCACTCGTTGACGACGAACTGCGCCGCGCGCACCCCGAGCGGAAATTCCAGGGGGCCACGGACGTGGCTGACCTGGCCGCCGCCGTCGTACTCCTTTTCGGCACGCCGTCCGCCGAACTCAACGGGGTCCGCCTCCGGCTGGCGGGCTGA
- the msrB gene encoding peptide-methionine (R)-S-oxide reductase MsrB, whose product MSIFGNSIFGNRAPGVGAGTQHGSAQEAADSEAAVQKSDAQWREELTPEEYHVLRQAGTERPYTGEYWDTHTEGVYQCRACGAELFTSKEKFDSHCGWPSFWAPLTEGKVRYIHDRTLGMDRVEVRCASCDSHLGHVFEGEGYGTPTDQRYCINSVSLRLVAKEAAGDGPQG is encoded by the coding sequence ATGAGCATCTTTGGAAACAGCATCTTCGGCAACAGGGCACCAGGCGTTGGTGCCGGAACGCAGCACGGCAGCGCACAGGAGGCTGCGGACAGCGAGGCCGCAGTCCAGAAGAGTGATGCCCAGTGGCGGGAGGAACTGACTCCGGAGGAATACCACGTCCTGCGCCAGGCGGGCACGGAACGGCCGTACACCGGCGAATACTGGGACACCCATACGGAGGGCGTGTACCAGTGCCGCGCGTGCGGCGCTGAACTGTTCACCAGCAAGGAGAAGTTCGATTCCCACTGCGGGTGGCCCTCCTTCTGGGCCCCTTTGACCGAGGGCAAGGTGCGCTACATCCATGACCGCACCCTGGGCATGGACAGGGTCGAAGTGCGGTGCGCCTCCTGCGACTCACACCTGGGCCATGTGTTCGAGGGTGAGGGCTACGGAACGCCCACCGACCAGCGCTACTGCATCAACTCGGTCTCCCTCCGGCTCGTCGCCAAAGAGGCAGCCGGCGACGGACCCCAGGGCTAA